The window tagcaatcgtgatttttaacttacattatgtcgcaagttatttcatttataccttgtaacttttgTAAACATATACATGTTGTCAAACCatttggtttacttaaaactttgcaagtcttacacgtttcaaatgaatgcgatataattttggtcaaacgcgtctcatttagggactatgaccacgtaacgggacctaagttgacggcgccgtcaatggcgattttgtcggatCGTCACaaatgccccttttgattgcaaccccaacaaatagaATCACTTCGGTCCTTATATGGATACCTTTTCTTAGACTTTCCTCTACCCTTTCTTTCCCCGTGATCAACttttctaccacggttgtcggtactcatTAAAGAACCGTTTGACCATtatcccgagtttctcctacgtgTGTCTTCACAGAGAATTaaatcccttattccttcaaacgctagcttaatAGTTCCTGCAGAGCTACTAACCGCGACAACCGTACCTGACCAAATTTCCGGTaaagatgaaagcaagattagcatCTTTAGTTAATCATCAAACACAATTTCAACTGATGCTAGCCTCGAGATAAGATTGTTGAACTCATTGATATGATACGTTACGCTCAGACATTCCTTCATCTTCGTATTAAACAATTGacgcataagaaaaaccttattagCGGCGTTAGTtttttcatacatgttagagagagtCTTCAAACAATTAAATTTTTCCGTCTCATTCAAAACATTGCCTATATTGTTTTTAGCAAGTGCAAGACGAACCACAACCAAAACTTGGTGATCCAATAATGCCCGATTAGCATCACTAATTCCTTCTCGGGTTTAGCCTCCGACAAGGGTTGGTGAAGCTTTTTATAATACAAGTAGTCTTCAATTTGTATATATCTTCTAAAAAGCGAAGTCTTTTCCATCAAAACGGTCGATCTTCAATTTTTCGTCTTCCGCCATTGTTCCCAAACTTGAAGCCTaatctctgataccagttgtaaggatttTTATTACCCATACAATGCAAGTTAAGAAAAATCACTCACCTACAACAATAAACGAAAGTAAGAACTCCGAAATAATATCGAACACAAGATGCAACGTGGTTATATATAATCAAATTAATTATTTTAATCCAAGAACCAACTAGGGAGTGTTTTATTGATAAATTTCGTGCATACATGTATgagatacaaagttatatttatagCGCAAAAAGAAAGACGAATCGGATCACAACGAGTATTCCTAAACAAGTTCCAACATCCCCCGCCAAGACCACCTCGCGGTCGCGCCGGTCCTCTCCCAGTCGTGAAATAAGCTTATCCGAGTGAGCTACTCACTATCATAATCTCGCGGGCACCATGCTCTTCAATCCGGTCACGTAGTTGACCTCGCAGTCACCGCTACAAAACTCGTAGTCGTGAGAAACATGTAGCAGCAACAACTCAGTTTTCTTCGTTTGATTATTTGATTCCTTGTTTCAATCTTCTTCACCCTCCAACAGTTAATGTGATAAGACATGCATGGCCTAAGCTAGCTTGAACAAGGTTATTGGATAAACTTGATCCTCATTTGGCTGACGGAAACATTTACATGGACACAAATCTTTTCAAAATTAAAGCAATCAAAACCAGAAGAGTTAAAAAAAAAACCTTGTTATTTGTTATGTCACTCTATCTAAACTAATTGGAAAGTGTGGATAAAATTGCGTTTCTTACAAGATTTGATGTATACCAACTAAGACTATGCGCGCGATGGACTATTGTTCTTccccttatttatttattttggcgaaaaaacaaATACTCATATAAAAATGAAAACGACCTCAACAAGAATACAAAAGGAAATCGGGGAAAACGGGAAAGTTCGCGCCTAGAAAGTAACCAGCTAAACAAAAAACTATCAATAAGCGAGCGTCCCTAAAATCCCAATAAAAATTGTGACAAAACGTATCAACCAAACAAGAAACTGAATAATAGACGAAAATACAGGAAACGACACCGACCGAAGAAAAACAAGACGGATCATAACAATCAACCTCGAGGACCCGCCCTTTTCAATAGACAAATTGGTCGTTGGTCCTTCAACTTTGTACCAAACATCATAGGTGAccttaaattatttttttttttgacttcGGTGACCTCAAACTATCAAAATATCTCACGGATGGCCTTAGAGTTAACGATCGTTGGTATTTTTCGTTAAGTGGAATCATGTGCGTGACATTTAAGCTAGGGTATTTTCATCAATTCAAATTTCTTTTTCCTTGTCACTTCTCTTTCATTTCCATTTTCGATAAttcaataattaaaaccctaacttTATTCTCATTTAAATTTAAAATACCTGACCAAATAGCTCACAACGTTCTATATTTGTATAGTGGAATCAATTTCACATAATTTCTAGTAATTGTGACAAAAAGAGGAAAATATTCAAAAATTAAACTCAATGACAAATGTACATAaatttttgttaaatatattttttcgATTTGTTTTATTAATTATTGATTTGCTAAAAATAATCGGGTAGTTCGAATTGGGTGTTGAAAATATGAAGTTAGGGTTTTAAATTGAATGATTATAGATGAAGATAAAAGAGAAGTGAAAAAAAATTGAATTGACAAAAATACCCTTACATGTCACGCACATGACTTCACTTAATGGAAAAATACTAACAATCGTTAACTCCAAGGTCATCCATAAGATATTTTAATAGTTCGAGGTCAACGAAGTCAAAAAAAGAGTTTAAGGTCACCTATGTTGTTTAGTACAAAGTTGAAGGATCAACAACGAAATTTTTTCTTTTCAATATATGCTTATGATCACCCCTTAATTAACTAATGTGATCACCCCTTAATTAATGCGATCATATATGCTTATGATCACCTTATTTATAAATTATACAGTAACTATCTATTTAAAGTCACGTGGAATGTGTCTGAGTGACTAACCTGCAATCGATTAAGTAGAATCTTGCGATCAACGGTACCCAATCGTACCTTTCCTTTGTCCTTCTAGTTTCAATGTTTTGAAAGGACTTGTCCCAAGGATTTTCCCTTGAAGGAGTTGATGGGAAACAGAGGTGACCGAAACACACTTGAGATCAAGTTGACGTCTACATATTTCTTGTCGGACAAGATTTCGATATGTTTAACCTTCATTATTTAATTATTCGCTCCAAGCTAAATATATGAAGACAAATCATGTCAAATGGCAGGTACACCCCATGTTACCTAAGGGCCCTTGATATATTAAGAATCCTAAATTGCTTCTACTGATGATGAAATTTATGAAATATTCAAATGACTAATTAACATATAGCAGCTAGCTTTAAGTGAGCTTGTAGTTTAACAGAAAACCTAGATCATAAAATGTTTCATTTAGAATGTTCAGTAATTAATGGAACAATAACTGATTCAGAATATGAAGTAATAAAACTATTACAACGTTCAAACTTATGATTACTTAATTGCATTGATCGGATCAATCCAGTTTTGCGTCCAACGAACCTACATTCATTCGACCAGGTTGTTGCTGTTGTTGGtgctgttgttgttgcggttgttcccTTTGCGTGTAGCCCACACCTAAAAAGTCTAAAGTAGTTTTATTCGAATTTCCAACGCTTAAAGAGAAATACTGATTAAACCTCTCAGCCTGATCATTCATACTCCCGAAATTCATGTTTCTATTTCGGGTCCCACCATAACCTTCAAACATTAAAGAGGGCCCACCATTGCTAAGGGAGTTCATAAGTCCTTGCAACTGATTCTCATTTTCAATCTCACATTGCAACCCGTGTTGTGATTTCGCATCACCTGCATTAATAGTACTGCTAGTGGACGAGCTTCCGAAACTTTTTAAAAGTGTGGTAGGATTATTGTTACTTGTGGTTGAACCCATTTGAGCTGCCTTTTGCAACAAAGCGGTAGCGGACATATGAGGTGGCATTTGATTTTCTTGATGCGCGTTAAGGAAAACATGATCATGACTACTACCACCAGATGATGTGAATTGATGATCCGGAACCATGAAACCAGAAGACGATATATTTGTATCGTTGTGTTGACTATCATTGTTGCTATTTTTGAAACCATTAGTAGGATTATTATTACTTCCTGAAAAGAACCCTAAGTTGAAAAGGCTAGGTGATATTTTGGTACTATTGCTATGAAGGTCAGGAAGTTGCATTAATCCATGAATATTTGACTTATTCCCCATTAACCCATGTTGTTGGTTTTGTTGGTCATAATCGAACACTTGGTTTAACGCTTGGTTTGGATCTGATAAAAAGAAAGACGATGAGGAATTCGGCATTTGTGGCTGTTGAGGTTGCGGGAATAAAGGATTTTGATTTGGTGATAGTATGACTGGCTCGAAATTGGCGTTCCCTAAACTTAACATGTTCGTAGTAGAAGATTGATGGTTTGGATCATGTAGTTGTGACAATTGTGATCCAAGACCTAGATTCATCGAATTACTAAGATGGCTCAATAGATGACTACCCATACCCCCTAGGGCTGACGGATGACGTGCGCTTTCTTGAGCAAGTGCATCACAAAATGCACGGTGCGTGATAAAACTGTCACGCCTACAAAAGAAAAAAAGTAAAAGAAATTGTCAAGAACACGCACATTACGGCATTCATTTATCTTTTTCATATATGAAATTTAAACAAATTACTAGACATGATGAATATGTTACATTTTCCAACATAAACCAATATAAGTCCCATGTCAAAATGTATCTTAACATTTTGTTGCAAAAACAAATGTGTATATATTACTCCCTAAAAAATAAGCTGCAAGAACTACTAGGTAAAGTGTGTTTTTACCTTCTTCTATGAAAAGGGTTTGGTGTAATCTAGTTTGAGTAATTTATTCAAGAAAGTAGCCCTAAAAAATAAAAAGATTCCCTATTATTGTTACATTAAAAGATAGAAATGGTTCATTAGTCGAAATCATTGGGCTCTCCCCTTTTTATTTCTTTCTTCAAATTAAGAAAATACTCGAGAGTAAGAGAAAGAGACAGACAAAGAAGCAAAAGCATATCAACAATGTAGATGTATCCACTTCATAAAACAACAAATTTACAGCAAACACCTCACCGTTACCATTGTCTACTGACATATATCCACGTGACTATTTTTCTACATAAAtcccaaaaaataaaaacattttgTAAGCTAGAAATGATGTATTAATTTCCCTAGAAATTATAGCATCTTGATtaccatgctagctagcttatgaAACATATATAGTACTTGATATGCATGATTGACACCCCATGTAAAAAAATTTCATCTTtttaaaatgaaaaacaaatgatgAATGAAAAGAATGAACAAAACCTTGAGAAGAGAGTTCCACAATCGCATCGATATTCACGCGTGCCACACGTTTTCGAGTGAGCTTTCCAATCGGATTGAACGGCATATTTCTTGGAGCACTTTTCGCACTTATATTTCTTTTCGCCATGTTTTCTTGAAAAGTGTTTCTTGATACCGGTTAGGTCTCCTAGTGCACGAGAAGGGTCATGGTGGACACACGAAGGCTCGGGACATAAATACACCTTTCGTTTAACTTCTTTGTTGCTTTTTTGCTTAAGTTTCCAAGGGAGATTGTGTCCTCTTCTATGGAGTTGCAAGTTTTGTTCTCTTTGAAACCCTTTGTTGCATACTTCGCATATGAATCGGTTTGTGGCCATTAAGGTCTTTGGTGACAACGCTATCACCTCCGCGTCTGGATCTGTTTAATTGTTTGTTTTCGATACGAACAAATTAATAAGGAGAAATACAAaagagaattgaagaacaagttatATAAAGCCAATATATATACAGAACAAATCAAGAGATTAACAAACATGCTAGTCGTCATACATGGACAAAAAAACCAAAATCATTTGTTTGCCTTCAAAAATTACACCTTATAGGGTTGGTTATCTTACTATATAAAGACTTGGTAAGATTGAATTTAAAAATAGAATGATTGAATTTAAAAATAGAAtattttaaaaattagggttttcctTAGATTTTTTGTGAATGAAAAAACAATAAAAAAACAGTGAATTATTTTCTGTTTACAAATTCAATGCTTTCATAGATTCAAAGATAATTAGTCACTCTTAATACATCTCTTTAACTcccaaaataaagtatatatatacttaatttcttGCTGCAAGTTTAATGAGTTTAAATAACAAGTAacatatataacaatatattatatataataatcatatggAAATTGTTAGGGTACTTGCTTGGAGTTCCTGGAAGGTTTCTCTTCTTCTTTTGTTGAGATGCTGCTGTTTGAATAGTTGAAGAAGAAGTAGGTATTGAAGAAACATTCTGTTCTTCTTCCGATCTTGCTACGAAAAACGTCGTTGATGAAGAAGCTGCGGCCATCTTTTAAACACACAAAAATTAACAAAACCACCTTTCTTCTTTCAAAATATCTTTAATCACAAACTTTCATCAATAGCTGAAAAAAGCCGAAAAAACAACATGAATAATATCCAAGGGAGCTAAATTCCAATAACGATTCAAGAAAAAAGAAAAAGGATTGAATAAATTCGAAGACTTTTATAATAAGACTATACCATTTTGGCTGCTTTTCATTTCATATACTAAAAAATTAACTTTGTTTGGAAGccttcttggttgttcttgaatatATTTTGTTGCTATGTTTTATATACACATATACGAACATAACTATAGGAACATATAGTACTAaacctatctctctctctctctctctctgaaaGGAATTCCTGTTTTTCCTCACTAATAATCagaataaaataatataattataataatagaaaaAGAATTGAAATTGTTATTTTAAGAGGTGGTGGGGGAGAGGGAGTTGCTGTCCATGCAGCTAGCTTACAGGCGGGGCTGAGAAGTGGGGTATAATCAAACATCCatcttattatcattttcatttgcaAATTGCAATCAGTTTATATATCTTCTTTTTTTCCctcaataattatataaaatatactaataaATAATTTATCTgaagaattaaataaattaaaataaattaaatcgTATCTTTTCTACATTTCATCAAGACAACACACTCTTCCGTCATTCTGCTTTTCAATTCTCATCCCTACCTTTTACTTCATTCCTTCAAAATACTAAATGATGACATAAAAAAGCTTGATAATATTTTAGTTCTTTTATATCCGGTTAATGTATATTATACTCGTAAATTTAAGTATCCCAAGAACTCAGAGGTGTTTCTGTATCACGTGTTATAAAAATGTGTATGGCTGAgaataaaatcactagatttttccttgaatcgtgtgaacactCTTCTAATCAAGTATTTCGACCCAATTACTTAAGCGTTACATGAAATCTCGATTGGGATAAGACAATGAATGGTGTATCGTCTTGGCTAAAAATAATAAACCAACACTATTGTGGATTGTATAATCTGGATATTGAGAGAGAGTGTAAATAATTGTCGAAAGTGTCTAACCCATTTTCAGAAATTCAGTTTTCTATAATGGACGAAAAGGTGAAACCGAATAGTTGCAACATTTGAAAATGGTCATTTTGGAATGACACACCACATGGGAATCAACACCCTTGAGATAGTGTTAAAATACGCTAGAAAACATGTACAAACCGTGCTCAAACTTCCAAGAATAACCGTACAACCTTTGGTGAACCGATGCCACTTTTGGGTTAAAATTCGCACATGTTTCTGCAGATAGTACAACTATGCGGCGCCCCAACTTGTTGCGTGGCGTGCAACAGCATTGTTGCCTAATATTTCCTATACACGCTTTATGGCGCGACATGCTAGCATTTGGCGCGGCCCGCCATTGTGCTTCAAGTATTAGCAGTACGTTTAGAACACTTACATCATATTCCAAATTGAACAAGTTCCTTTCCAACTTTCACAATTTACCTAACTCTTTACGAACATGTACTTTACATTTCACCAAATTCGTTTTAGAGTATCAATGGATTGTTAACACTTTCTACGCTGTAAATCCAATTTCACTAAAAGATTCGTTGGATCACACTAAATCACCAACAAATCTCCCTCATTTTAGTGTAATTCATGATTTACTAAAATTTGAACAAACAGTCAAACCAATGCATAAATGGAAATATTTCAGAAAATAAATTTTCATCTTAGTATATTAAACATTTCAATAATTCAAAAATTAGGGTGCTGTAACGTTTGAACAATCCATATGAATACGAGAAGATAATATACACATCAGTTTCGTACAATCTACAATATAAACTTGATACTTTAACAAGCCATTTGTCCCAATCCATTCATAAACATATCGAAAACTAAGTCCCAAGCTTTCTtaaagcggcaaaacttcatgtgCATATAGGTAGTTTTTTTCAATCTTGCTCCTACAATGCAATTTTTCAAGAAAACTATTAAAAAGCTATATTTCAACCTCACTTTATCTTGCAGATCCGAACACATACCTTGGGATCATGTAGTACTCGTGTTCCAATCTTAAAATTAGAGTTTTCACATTGAATTCAGCTCCCAGCGTTGTACTAGATAGAAATTGGGTATCTCACTTTGAATGATCTAGATGGACTTCAATTTTACACCAATAGCCGACTTGTGCACTAAGTCCATGGCTAGTCCTTTGGGTAAGTGATATACCAGATTTTGTTGTGACCTAACAAAATCAACAGAAATCACTACATTCGTATCAACATAACCATACTATTtctaacacctaagtgtctagactttccgtTATACATTTGACTATATGCTGACTATATGCTTTAGCCAAAGTAGAAGCACTATCACAATGAATAAATATTGGAGAGATATGTAataacccgacaaaatcgtcattgacggcatcgttaacttaggtcccgttgcgtggtcatagtccctaaatgagacgcgtttgaccaaaattatgtcgcattcatttgaaacgtgtaagatttacaaagtttagtttacccaacggttcgacaacaagtttaagtttacaaaagttataaagtataaatgaaataacttgcgacataattagtttaaaatcacggttgctataaatagcgtaactatgtatgctttaagtttgaatccaaaggtgctatcactagcgtatgcatgtatgcttgaccccaagcaagtaatcaaagtgtgcggaagcatgtatcaagtagccaagtatgaacctgagaaacatatagaaaactaccaacgaaaaacgttggtgaaatcataggtgtatttgtaaacgttgttttgaaccacaagatttagtatttccataaagttgattatccaaatcatttacattccaaaagttgttattcgcgagcacctaattatcaaggcttaacgtttcttttaccccatacacatagtattagaacctacactgtttctcaaaaatatatttcatccgcataacggtagcgaaccgtccgaatgagggtttgtcaaacccgtatggccacacaacataagttctcgcttacacccggcaagtgtaactaatgataatcgaattgaggatttctgttctaactcgcacgtggaatgtttgttttcgtacttgtgttcaaagcatagaaGTATGatagtatatgtttctcatcccatagtttaaagagtaaaagttgttgaaaaggtgggactatgatctaaccttgagtgcacgagtataaaggtacttcacaaagtaaacgtgtgcatgaaagttgtttagtcttgacctaaacaaataagttgtatcaattaccgggtaaaacacaaggtcggtcgaaatgtgttcgattagtcctatggctcgttacgactcgattaaatagcatgtgagtcacgttgtcaagtttcatgcaagaatcaagtacaaAAGAatattagaatgattgcataagtatttggttaatttgaataaaagtcaactttggtcaaagtcaacgaaaaagtcaacgtgttcgggtcgggtctcggacaatttttctgagctaattaatcatatataagcatgttagaacaagttacacgttaatcggagttgcggttaaaCGGGAAAGAATTTGTGAAAACAAAACACGAGTATGTTTGGCCTGGGGAAATGCGCGTGCGCTCAGGACTGCGCTGCGCGCATTAAAGCGTGGAACCAGGTCAGGTATAGTCTCAGGAGTTATGTATTTGCACCTTCACAATTGCGCGGCGCGAGCAAGAATGCGTGGTTCGCATTACTACATAAAAGATGTTGTTTGCTGAatttttgttaagtctcgaaccaaaaatcACCAACTCACAAATAACGAACCGcaaacactcaaaacacgtatcttatatcgttggaaaggtagttTGACAAAGAATACAATTAAGAACATATCACCAACCAAAActatctgtaacaacccaaaccaacccgcgattaaaccgtgtaaaatcacaaacaaaaaaaaaataattttgctgaactgccacctggcgcggcgcgccatataggccgcgcggcgcgccaaacctgactgtccggaaagtctttaaatgcgaaaatgtttgactagttcccgacatatttaggcgtaacgcttttaaccccatgttccatatataaaaactagcacgttctattaataaaattatgtttacgaagcggggcccacatcgacccaaattaccctttaagtatcaaaatacaattttcgaccataagacttttaatacaaaacaaagccgagcatggcgattggggatacgctacccaatcctaataaatccaaagcaagccttctacgcaaactatgcaagtcctctaatcctcgcgctcacccgagccaccatccgcatgcaatctataaaaagagtcaacaacgagagggtaagctaacgcttagtgaatgataatatactacatacatatatatgtataaaatggacacgccacaaaataacaaataccgcataccgaagcatccatatataaggcactacactaagcataccgtacgatctctaagcaatgagctaaagatacaacaacaatataagttcaccaacgacgatgtgaacaacgccaaatagctacacccggagggttagctacaacacaacaatacattaatatataacaatataaacgaacaaggttaacaccttaacccaataccgagaaccaaataccacaatgaagattggccgaactacacgagccttagtaatccgaaaccacacgagattactatcttcacaacatcgaggttggccgaactacacgagccttagtaatccgaaaccacacgagattactacctcaataagatgaccgaact of the Rutidosis leptorrhynchoides isolate AG116_Rl617_1_P2 chromosome 5, CSIRO_AGI_Rlap_v1, whole genome shotgun sequence genome contains:
- the LOC139847411 gene encoding protein indeterminate-domain 4, chloroplastic-like; translated protein: MAAASSSTTFFVARSEEEQNVSSIPTSSSTIQTAASQQKKKRNLPGTPNPDAEVIALSPKTLMATNRFICEVCNKGFQREQNLQLHRRGHNLPWKLKQKSNKEVKRKVYLCPEPSCVHHDPSRALGDLTGIKKHFSRKHGEKKYKCEKCSKKYAVQSDWKAHSKTCGTREYRCDCGTLFSRRDSFITHRAFCDALAQESARHPSALGGMGSHLLSHLSNSMNLGLGSQLSQLHDPNHQSSTTNMLSLGNANFEPVILSPNQNPLFPQPQQPQMPNSSSSFFLSDPNQALNQVFDYDQQNQQHGLMGNKSNIHGLMQLPDLHSNSTKISPSLFNLGFFSGSNNNPTNGFKNSNNDSQHNDTNISSSGFMVPDHQFTSSGGSSHDHVFLNAHQENQMPPHMSATALLQKAAQMGSTTSNNNPTTLLKSFGSSSTSSTINAGDAKSQHGLQCEIENENQLQGLMNSLSNGGPSLMFEGYGGTRNRNMNFGSMNDQAERFNQYFSLSVGNSNKTTLDFLGVGYTQREQPQQQQHQQQQQPGRMNVGSLDAKLD